A single window of Chloracidobacterium thermophilum B DNA harbors:
- a CDS encoding nucleotidyltransferase domain-containing protein, with protein sequence MSTASGWGGVYLYGSYARSDFTEDSDIDVLIVLKGEVKPGTEMTRLSPLLSEICLRHGLLLSVFPVSAEKHKARQSPFMVNVRREQIGV encoded by the coding sequence ATCTCTACGGCGAGCGGTTGGGGGGGCGTCTATCTCTACGGCTCGTACGCGCGCAGCGATTTCACCGAAGATTCAGACATTGATGTGCTCATCGTTCTCAAGGGTGAAGTGAAACCGGGAACCGAGATGACCAGGCTGAGTCCGCTTCTTTCAGAAATATGTCTGCGCCATGGGCTTCTTCTTTCTGTTTTCCCGGTTTCAGCCGAGAAGCACAAAGCGCGTCAGTCACCCTTTATGGTCAATGTCAGAAGGGAACAGATCGGGGTATGA
- a CDS encoding helicase-related protein translates to MGDSALKVGALLEGDFWPEPLRLLTHEQLGSRIRIKAVGTKTERFYSHILSASDLAHVSATTETGRDFGGRGEAFFLAMEAHRIRYAQQFDPLLAVNVSQVDPLPHQIEAVYHYILPNPRIRFLLADDPGAGKTIMTGLLLKELKYRGLVQRTLIVVPGHLKDQWRREMKERFGETFTVVDRSVMDASWGRNIWQENAQIVTSMDFAKQDDVLASLGEAHWDLVVVDEAHKMAAYRYGEKTTRTGRYRLGELLSRKSNFLLFLTATPHRGDPENFHLFLELLQPGFFANPEQLREAVQNADNPLFLRRLKEDLKDFEGRLLFPPRRVATKTYQLNDQEKRLYNAVTEYVEKSYNKALVADKRNVAFALLILQRRLASSVRAVRRSLERRRERLEELLRLGSWLAERGTVDEDMLEDVPEAERLRHEEELLERLTAAETREELQAEIATLDDLIRLAREAERYEIETKLNELRNVMEAEHIRQTGEKLLIFTESRETLEYLKEKLTDWGYTVVALHGGLNLEARIRTEHEFREQAQVMVSTEAGGEGINLQFCSLMVNYDIPWNPNRLEQRMGRIHRYGQQKEVHIYNLVAADTREGKVLTALFHKLEQVQTALGSDRVFDVIGEVIPGRSLKELIVEAITNRRTLEDIIAEIEALPDQEAVDRARKAALEGLATRHIDLQRVLGEDRRARENRLVPEYIERFFERACHFLNIHLERRRDGLWRLPNVPYEIHHVSQEFKDRFGEVFRKYGKLAFDKQTARRQEAEFVAPGHPLLEALLDRLLSGCAEDVRRGAVFADPDGRMDGWLFFLEGEICDGANQVAGKRIFVIYHPIQGALTSVHPSILWDLKPAQLPSEIGTIPDENEALAFAIEKVLESYRAELLEERQRRAAIKRKYGLRSLEQMIVESDAKLIDYETRRAKGDNLPDMEVLNEQRRREELEGRKRALEEAIRRETSLLPSTPKVLGVARVTPQPAANGAMRSDAQIEAIGMQVAMAYEREHGRVPEDVSTQNLGYDIRSRTPPTEEKQAESVRYIEVKARATTGAIVLTPNEWLMAQRLGNDYWLYVVEHAASQPRLHTIQNPAARLQPEEQAEIVRYVVKNWQEASDEDR, encoded by the coding sequence ATGGGCGACAGTGCGCTGAAAGTTGGTGCTTTACTTGAAGGGGATTTTTGGCCTGAGCCGTTGCGCCTGCTCACGCACGAGCAGCTTGGAAGCCGTATCAGGATTAAAGCCGTTGGTACGAAGACCGAGCGATTTTATTCGCATATCCTCAGTGCGTCTGACCTGGCGCATGTAAGTGCAACGACCGAGACAGGGCGCGACTTTGGTGGACGCGGCGAAGCCTTCTTCCTCGCCATGGAAGCGCACCGTATCCGTTATGCGCAGCAGTTTGACCCACTGCTTGCGGTCAATGTCTCGCAGGTCGATCCGCTGCCACATCAGATCGAGGCTGTTTACCACTACATTCTGCCCAACCCGCGCATCCGCTTTCTGCTGGCCGATGACCCTGGTGCGGGGAAGACGATCATGACCGGCCTGCTGCTCAAGGAGCTGAAGTATCGCGGGCTGGTGCAGCGTACGCTGATTGTTGTGCCGGGCCACCTCAAAGACCAGTGGCGGCGGGAGATGAAAGAACGCTTTGGCGAAACCTTCACCGTGGTTGACCGCAGCGTCATGGATGCCTCCTGGGGCCGCAACATCTGGCAGGAGAACGCCCAGATTGTCACCTCGATGGACTTTGCCAAACAGGACGACGTGCTGGCGAGCCTGGGCGAGGCGCACTGGGACCTGGTGGTGGTTGACGAAGCCCACAAAATGGCCGCCTACCGCTATGGCGAAAAGACAACCCGTACCGGGCGCTATCGCCTGGGTGAACTTCTCTCGCGCAAAAGCAACTTTTTGCTGTTTCTGACCGCCACTCCCCATCGCGGCGACCCGGAGAACTTTCACCTTTTTCTGGAGCTTCTCCAGCCCGGGTTCTTCGCCAATCCCGAGCAGCTCCGCGAAGCGGTGCAGAACGCCGACAATCCGCTCTTCCTGCGCCGCCTGAAGGAAGACCTGAAAGACTTTGAGGGGCGACTCCTCTTCCCGCCGCGCCGGGTGGCCACAAAGACTTATCAGCTCAACGACCAGGAAAAACGCCTCTACAACGCCGTCACCGAATATGTGGAGAAGTCTTACAACAAAGCCCTGGTTGCGGATAAGCGGAACGTGGCCTTTGCCCTGCTGATCCTGCAGCGACGATTGGCCTCCAGCGTTCGGGCCGTGCGCCGCTCGCTTGAACGCCGCCGGGAGCGGCTGGAAGAACTTCTCCGGCTGGGCAGTTGGCTCGCCGAACGCGGCACGGTGGATGAGGACATGCTGGAAGATGTTCCCGAAGCCGAGCGCCTCAGGCACGAAGAAGAGCTGCTGGAACGACTCACCGCCGCCGAAACTCGCGAGGAGTTGCAAGCCGAAATCGCCACCCTGGACGATCTCATCCGCCTGGCCCGCGAAGCCGAACGGTACGAGATAGAAACCAAGCTCAACGAGCTGCGGAACGTCATGGAAGCCGAGCACATCCGGCAAACGGGCGAGAAGCTTCTGATCTTCACCGAATCGCGGGAGACGCTGGAATATCTCAAGGAGAAACTCACCGACTGGGGCTATACCGTCGTCGCCCTGCATGGCGGCCTGAACCTGGAAGCGCGCATTCGCACCGAGCATGAGTTCCGTGAGCAGGCACAGGTGATGGTCTCCACCGAGGCAGGCGGAGAGGGCATCAACCTGCAATTCTGCTCCCTGATGGTCAACTACGACATCCCCTGGAATCCTAACCGTCTCGAACAGCGCATGGGGCGCATCCACCGCTATGGTCAGCAAAAAGAGGTGCATATCTACAACCTGGTCGCCGCCGATACCCGCGAAGGCAAGGTGCTGACGGCGCTCTTCCACAAGCTTGAGCAGGTTCAGACCGCACTGGGAAGTGACCGCGTTTTTGATGTCATCGGCGAAGTCATCCCGGGCCGCAGCCTCAAGGAGCTCATCGTCGAAGCCATTACCAACCGGCGCACGCTGGAGGACATCATTGCCGAGATCGAAGCCCTGCCCGACCAGGAGGCCGTGGACCGAGCCCGGAAAGCCGCCCTGGAAGGTTTGGCGACACGCCACATTGACCTGCAGCGCGTCCTGGGCGAGGATCGGCGCGCCCGTGAAAACCGCCTGGTGCCGGAATACATCGAACGTTTCTTCGAGCGCGCCTGCCATTTTCTCAACATCCACCTCGAACGCCGCCGCGATGGCCTGTGGCGCCTGCCCAACGTGCCTTACGAAATTCACCACGTCTCACAGGAATTCAAGGATCGTTTCGGCGAGGTCTTCCGGAAGTACGGCAAACTGGCCTTCGACAAACAGACGGCTCGTCGTCAGGAGGCAGAATTTGTTGCGCCCGGTCACCCCCTGCTCGAAGCGCTGCTGGACCGCCTGCTGAGCGGGTGCGCCGAAGATGTGCGCCGTGGGGCCGTCTTTGCTGACCCAGATGGACGGATGGACGGCTGGCTTTTCTTCCTGGAGGGGGAAATCTGCGATGGCGCCAATCAGGTAGCCGGAAAGCGCATCTTTGTCATCTACCATCCCATCCAGGGAGCATTGACCTCTGTCCATCCCTCCATTCTCTGGGATTTGAAACCCGCGCAGCTCCCATCGGAGATAGGGACCATCCCGGACGAAAACGAGGCCTTGGCCTTCGCCATTGAAAAGGTCCTGGAATCCTATCGCGCGGAACTGCTCGAAGAGCGTCAGCGCCGTGCGGCTATCAAACGCAAATACGGGCTGCGTTCGCTGGAGCAGATGATTGTGGAATCCGACGCAAAACTGATTGACTACGAGACCCGCCGCGCAAAGGGCGACAACCTTCCCGACATGGAAGTGCTCAACGAACAGCGGCGAAGGGAAGAACTGGAGGGACGTAAACGGGCGCTTGAAGAAGCCATCCGCCGCGAAACCAGCCTGCTGCCCTCAACCCCAAAGGTGTTGGGTGTGGCGCGGGTTACCCCCCAACCGGCGGCCAATGGAGCCATGCGGTCTGATGCGCAGATTGAAGCCATCGGTATGCAGGTGGCCATGGCGTACGAACGGGAGCACGGGCGTGTGCCGGAAGATGTCTCAACGCAAAATCTTGGCTATGACATCCGCTCAAGGACGCCACCTACGGAAGAGAAACAGGCGGAAAGTGTGCGCTACATTGAGGTCAAAGCCCGCGCCACGACCGGCGCCATCGTGCTCACCCCCAACGAATGGCTGATGGCGCAGCGTCTGGGTAACGACTACTGGCTCTACGTTGTCGAGCATGCGGCAAGCCAGCCACGGCTCCACACCATCCAGAACCCCGCTGCTAGACTGCAACCCGAAGAGCAGGCCGAAATCGTGCGGTACGTGGTGAAAAACTGGCAGGAGGCAAGCGATGAAGACCGATGA
- a CDS encoding HepT-like ribonuclease domain-containing protein — MRDKLIHEYHGVDLQIIWKTVSQDIPPLLPVLERLARETLQ, encoded by the coding sequence ATGCGCGATAAACTCATTCACGAATATCACGGTGTTGACTTGCAGATTATCTGGAAAACAGTTTCTCAGGATATTCCGCCCTTGCTTCCGGTACTGGAGCGGTTGGCCAGAGAGACCTTGCAGTGA
- a CDS encoding HepT-like ribonuclease domain-containing protein codes for MSRTLKDYLEDMWNAAEEALEFVEGMRPEEFIHDRKTANAVIRSLEVMGEAAKKIPEDTGRYPEQVSRSSLEGNRRDAR; via the coding sequence ATGAGCCGAACCTTGAAGGACTATCTGGAGGACATGTGGAACGCGGCCGAAGAGGCTTTGGAGTTTGTGGAGGGGATGAGGCCCGAAGAATTCATCCATGATCGGAAGACCGCCAATGCAGTGATTCGTTCGCTGGAGGTCATGGGCGAGGCAGCAAAGAAGATACCGGAAGATACCGGAAGATACCCGGAGCAGGTATCCCGAAGTTCCCTGGAAGGAAATCGCAGGGATGCGCGATAA
- a CDS encoding nucleotidyltransferase family protein — protein MENLEQLIQILRQHKEELAQSYGVRELAIFGSHARGEATAESDLDILVEFDDPPGFFRFLQLEQYLSDLLGVRVELVTRQALKPHIGKYILQEALPI, from the coding sequence ATGGAAAACCTTGAGCAGCTTATACAGATTCTCCGGCAGCACAAAGAAGAGCTGGCGCAAAGCTACGGGGTTCGGGAGCTTGCCATCTTCGGCTCCCATGCGCGGGGAGAGGCGACGGCAGAAAGTGACCTGGACATCCTGGTGGAGTTTGACGATCCCCCCGGCTTCTTTCGGTTCCTTCAACTGGAGCAGTACCTAAGCGATCTCTTGGGCGTGCGGGTGGAACTGGTGACGCGCCAGGCCCTCAAACCCCACATCGGCAAGTACATCCTCCAAGAGGCGTTGCCAATATGA
- a CDS encoding HepT-like ribonuclease domain-containing protein produces the protein MRDPTLYLKDILEAMEAIERFTEGIDVETFCRDDMRSSAVIRKFEIIGEAAKHIPDPIKHQYPDIPWKAMAGFRDRLIHFYFGIKNDLLWETIQRELPRLKPKLKQILEQLQGL, from the coding sequence ATGAGAGACCCCACCCTTTACCTGAAAGACATCCTGGAGGCTATGGAGGCCATAGAGCGATTCACAGAAGGCATAGACGTTGAGACCTTTTGCCGGGATGACATGCGCTCCAGCGCCGTCATACGAAAGTTTGAAATCATTGGCGAGGCCGCAAAGCATATTCCCGACCCTATCAAGCACCAATACCCCGACATTCCCTGGAAAGCCATGGCTGGATTTCGGGATCGGCTTATTCACTTTTACTTTGGCATCAAGAATGATCTGCTCTGGGAAACGATTCAAAGGGAATTGCCCAGGCTTAAGCCCAAGCTGAAGCAAATTTTAGAACAATTGCAAGGGCTATGA
- a CDS encoding nucleotidyltransferase family protein, producing the protein MAGDVQSLLRQLEGVAEEIRRRYRAEIVGIFGSYVRGEQRETSDLDVLVRFTPGATLFDLVGLADFLEERLGIRVDIVPVDALREEIRDRVLQEAVYL; encoded by the coding sequence ATGGCTGGGGACGTGCAGAGCTTGCTTCGTCAGTTGGAGGGGGTTGCGGAAGAGATACGGCGTCGCTACCGGGCCGAGATAGTGGGTATCTTCGGCTCTTATGTGCGCGGAGAGCAGCGCGAGACCAGCGACCTGGATGTGCTGGTCAGGTTTACTCCAGGAGCTACCCTCTTTGACCTGGTCGGCTTGGCCGACTTCCTTGAAGAAAGGCTGGGCATCCGCGTGGATATCGTTCCAGTGGATGCTCTCCGGGAAGAAATCCGCGATCGGGTTCTGCAAGAGGCCGTGTACTTATGA
- a CDS encoding homoserine dehydrogenase, producing MQTRTLRCILTGLGNIGRTFLEMLPSRTTLLRERYGLTLQFVAVADTSGCLVSEQGLDPAAIVEAKRRRQGVVTLAGGNLHVTDMLTAVRQLPADLLLEATPTDIQTGQPGLDLVRAALQRGMHVVMASKGALVVAFDELARLSDWSGNRRAPRLRFSGAVAGALPSVNVGWRDLAGGEITTLEAVLNGTTQVMLTMMGEGKTYAEALAEAQRIGIAEPDPTLDVEGWDAANKLLILANAVLRQPTRLSDIAVEGITHITPDDIRQARHNGGNLILLARAERGADGRYALSVRPTAVPAHHPLARLGMQEAGIVYHSDIFGRTAAFSMEDGPLGTAAAMLRDILSIAPDVLPE from the coding sequence ATGCAAACACGAACCCTGCGCTGCATCCTGACCGGACTGGGCAACATCGGGCGTACCTTTCTGGAAATGCTCCCCAGCCGCACCACGCTCCTGCGCGAACGCTACGGACTGACCCTTCAGTTCGTCGCCGTGGCCGATACTTCAGGCTGCCTCGTCAGTGAACAGGGGCTGGACCCCGCCGCCATTGTGGAAGCCAAACGCCGCCGCCAGGGCGTCGTCACACTGGCCGGCGGCAACCTCCACGTCACGGACATGCTGACTGCCGTCCGGCAACTGCCCGCCGACCTGCTACTGGAAGCCACCCCAACCGACATCCAGACCGGACAGCCGGGACTCGACCTCGTGCGCGCGGCCCTCCAACGCGGGATGCACGTCGTCATGGCAAGCAAAGGCGCGCTCGTCGTCGCCTTCGATGAACTGGCCCGACTTAGCGACTGGTCCGGCAACCGCCGTGCGCCACGGTTGCGTTTCAGCGGTGCAGTGGCCGGAGCGCTCCCCAGTGTCAACGTTGGCTGGCGCGACCTGGCCGGCGGCGAAATCACCACACTTGAAGCCGTCCTCAACGGCACAACCCAGGTCATGCTGACCATGATGGGGGAAGGAAAAACCTACGCCGAAGCCTTGGCGGAAGCGCAGCGCATCGGCATTGCCGAACCCGATCCGACCCTCGATGTCGAGGGCTGGGATGCCGCCAACAAGCTGCTCATTCTGGCCAATGCCGTCCTGCGCCAACCCACGCGCCTTTCCGACATTGCTGTGGAAGGCATCACGCACATCACCCCGGATGACATCCGGCAGGCCCGGCATAACGGCGGCAATCTCATTCTTCTGGCCCGGGCCGAACGCGGAGCCGATGGCCGCTATGCCCTGAGCGTCCGCCCAACGGCTGTTCCAGCCCACCACCCGCTGGCGCGTCTGGGTATGCAGGAAGCCGGCATCGTCTATCACAGCGATATTTTCGGACGGACGGCAGCCTTCAGCATGGAAGACGGCCCCCTTGGAACCGCCGCCGCCATGCTGCGCGATATTCTCTCTATCGCACCTGACGTCCTGCCCGAATAA
- a CDS encoding TlpA family protein disulfide reductase, whose amino-acid sequence MVRKAAAWLLLAALLSFIPSRTAHAGVPTADNLIGGQSQSFTLTDQYNRPRTIAFPTDKPLVLMLGDRGGSEQIEPWVRELYQRYGDSIEIQGIAILRGVPAPIRPIIRSQLRSRAPKSVLLDWGGAIADMYRCQSEVCNVVVIDRQGRISTIVRGGVSPERARLVCQALDRIR is encoded by the coding sequence ATGGTTCGCAAGGCAGCGGCTTGGCTTTTACTGGCAGCACTTCTTAGCTTCATACCGAGCCGGACGGCACACGCTGGCGTTCCTACCGCTGACAACCTCATTGGCGGACAATCCCAGTCCTTTACGCTCACCGACCAGTACAACCGTCCCCGTACAATTGCTTTCCCAACGGACAAACCGCTGGTGCTTATGCTTGGCGACCGTGGCGGTTCGGAACAAATTGAACCCTGGGTGCGGGAACTGTACCAACGCTACGGCGACAGCATCGAGATTCAGGGCATCGCCATCCTGCGCGGCGTGCCGGCGCCGATCCGTCCCATCATTCGGAGCCAACTGCGCAGCCGCGCGCCCAAAAGCGTCCTTCTCGACTGGGGCGGCGCGATTGCCGACATGTACCGTTGCCAAAGCGAAGTCTGTAACGTAGTGGTCATTGACCGCCAGGGGCGCATTTCCACCATCGTACGCGGCGGCGTCTCACCCGAACGTGCCCGGCTCGTCTGCCAGGCCCTTGACCGCATACGCTAA
- a CDS encoding NifU family protein produces MPKIYDIEYTPNPAARKIVLKEPITAPGVSLSFSNLQDAAAHPLAEALLAIPHVKSVFMMDRFITITKDNEVEWDELLRQVAIPIRAAEPVSVSAPAAPNIKRGENPDLDRINDILDARIRPGLAGDGGGLEVISYKDNTLAVRYQGACGSCPSSISGTLYGIQSILRDEFNPEITVIAV; encoded by the coding sequence ATGCCAAAGATTTATGACATTGAGTACACGCCCAATCCGGCAGCCCGGAAAATCGTACTCAAGGAACCCATTACTGCGCCGGGCGTTTCGCTTAGTTTTTCCAACCTTCAGGATGCGGCAGCCCATCCTTTGGCCGAGGCGTTGCTGGCTATTCCCCACGTAAAGAGCGTCTTTATGATGGACCGCTTCATCACCATCACCAAAGACAATGAAGTGGAGTGGGATGAGTTGTTGCGTCAGGTGGCGATTCCCATCCGTGCGGCGGAGCCGGTCAGTGTGAGTGCGCCGGCTGCGCCGAACATCAAGCGGGGGGAAAATCCCGACCTTGACCGAATCAACGACATTCTGGACGCCCGGATTCGTCCGGGGCTGGCAGGGGATGGTGGCGGCCTGGAGGTCATCAGTTACAAAGACAACACGCTGGCCGTCCGTTACCAGGGAGCATGTGGCAGTTGTCCGAGTTCGATTTCCGGCACGCTGTATGGCATTCAGAGCATCCTGCGGGATGAGTTTAACCCGGAGATAACAGTTATCGCTGTTTGA
- a CDS encoding thiamine phosphate synthase, whose amino-acid sequence MQRYLITDRRRLFREGEPYTEAIAVRRLVALARFAAREGIDYLQLREKDWPVRQLTEVAAAMAAALAETRTRLLVNDRFDVALAARAHGVHLTTQSLPARVVRQCVPSGFLIAVSTHSRCEIAEAEGFADFAVCGPVFPSGDKPVLGLEAFAELARTTSLPLFALGGIGPDQAAHVRQAGAAGIAAIRAFANDFLASSSPDT is encoded by the coding sequence ATGCAACGCTACCTCATCACTGACCGCCGCCGTCTGTTCCGGGAAGGCGAACCCTACACCGAAGCGATAGCTGTACGGCGCCTCGTGGCGCTGGCCCGCTTCGCCGCCAGGGAAGGCATAGACTACCTTCAGTTGCGGGAAAAGGACTGGCCGGTGCGCCAGCTCACCGAAGTGGCAGCGGCGATGGCCGCCGCTCTGGCTGAAACCCGAACCAGACTGTTGGTCAATGATCGCTTCGATGTCGCCCTGGCTGCCCGGGCCCATGGTGTTCACCTCACCACGCAGTCGCTGCCGGCAAGGGTTGTCCGGCAGTGTGTTCCGTCGGGCTTTCTTATCGCCGTCTCAACCCACAGCCGCTGCGAAATTGCGGAAGCGGAAGGCTTCGCCGACTTTGCCGTGTGCGGCCCCGTTTTTCCGTCGGGAGACAAACCGGTTCTGGGGCTGGAAGCCTTTGCCGAACTGGCACGGACGACTTCCCTGCCGCTCTTCGCACTGGGCGGGATCGGCCCCGACCAGGCAGCACACGTACGGCAGGCCGGCGCTGCCGGCATCGCCGCCATTCGCGCCTTTGCCAATGATTTTCTCGCCAGCTCCAGTCCTGACACTTGA
- a CDS encoding acyl-CoA dehydrogenase family protein, translated as MHLDLTEEQSRIKFSVREFAEAEIAPHVMAWDEPQQFPLELQPKLAEMGLMGIIIPEAYGGAGLGYIEYATIIEELARVDPSVALGVAAHNSLGTNHIFMAGTEAQRETFVTPLARGEKLGAWALTEPGSGSDAAGLSTTAVRQNGHFVLNGNKNFITHASYADTCVVLASTDRSKGTHGISAFIVPTDTPGFVRGKKENKLGMRASDTASLAFVDMKVPAENLLGRENEGFVDALRILDGGRISIAALSVGIAQGAYEAALRYARERYAFGRPIAEFQAIQWKLADMATQIEAARLLTWKAAAMKDAGRRTTKESAMAKMYASEMAVKVAEEAIQIHGGYGYTKDYPAEKFWRDAKLCTIGEGTSEIQRLVIAREILRQP; from the coding sequence ATGCATCTGGACCTCACCGAAGAACAGTCCCGGATCAAGTTTTCCGTTCGGGAATTTGCGGAAGCCGAAATTGCCCCCCACGTGATGGCGTGGGATGAGCCGCAGCAGTTCCCTTTGGAACTCCAGCCAAAGCTGGCGGAAATGGGGCTGATGGGCATCATCATCCCTGAAGCTTATGGCGGGGCAGGTTTGGGTTACATCGAGTATGCCACCATTATCGAGGAGCTGGCACGGGTGGACCCGTCCGTGGCGCTGGGGGTTGCTGCCCACAACTCGCTAGGGACGAATCACATTTTCATGGCCGGCACAGAAGCGCAGCGGGAGACGTTCGTCACGCCGCTGGCGCGTGGTGAAAAGCTGGGCGCATGGGCGTTGACCGAACCCGGTTCCGGCAGTGACGCCGCCGGATTATCCACCACGGCCGTGCGGCAGAACGGGCATTTTGTTCTCAACGGCAACAAAAACTTCATCACTCACGCAAGCTATGCCGACACGTGCGTTGTGTTGGCAAGCACGGACCGGTCAAAGGGGACGCATGGGATTTCAGCCTTCATTGTCCCGACGGACACGCCGGGCTTTGTGCGGGGCAAAAAGGAAAACAAGCTCGGCATGCGCGCTTCCGACACGGCCAGCCTGGCTTTTGTGGATATGAAAGTGCCGGCCGAAAACCTGCTCGGCAGGGAAAACGAAGGTTTCGTGGATGCGCTCAGGATTCTCGACGGCGGGCGCATCTCCATTGCTGCCCTGTCGGTTGGCATTGCTCAGGGGGCGTATGAGGCGGCCCTGCGCTATGCCCGGGAACGCTATGCCTTCGGGCGTCCGATTGCCGAGTTTCAGGCCATTCAGTGGAAGCTGGCCGATATGGCGACCCAGATTGAGGCCGCCCGCCTGCTGACCTGGAAAGCGGCGGCAATGAAGGATGCCGGCAGGCGTACGACGAAAGAATCCGCCATGGCCAAGATGTACGCTTCAGAAATGGCTGTCAAAGTGGCGGAAGAAGCCATCCAGATTCACGGCGGCTACGGCTACACGAAAGACTATCCGGCCGAGAAGTTCTGGCGCGATGCCAAACTCTGCACGATTGGCGAGGGAACATCTGAAATTCAGCGCCTCGTCATTGCGCGTGAGATACTGCGGCAGCCGTAA
- a CDS encoding DASS family sodium-coupled anion symporter, with translation MTQPAPDSQRPARWWRWLATLGVGSLAWALTPTDLAPNTRPLAAVFAAVITGLIVQPAPGGLVVLLGVMAVAVTGALPPKSALAGYGDPTVWLVLAACLMARAMTRTGFGRRLAFWFIRAMGRRTLGLGYALVATDVTLAAVIPSNGARAGGVLFPIVKSVAEAYDSHPGPTARRLGAFLVMMVYQCEVIACALFLTGQASNILIARLAKTTANVDLTYGGWFVGGSVPALISLAVVPLLLYRLFPPEITHTPDATRLAQDELAHLGPMSRAEWILAGIFVIVIGLWLVPTVPVFAALLRSLGLEGLLNYTSVALIGVGTLLLTGVLTWEDVTGERFAWDVFLWYGGLVRLAEALGETGLTDRFAQVVAGSAAGWAWPLAGLMLLAAYFYAHYAFASITAHATAMYVPFLVVLTAAGTPPLLAAFALAYASNLCAGLTHYGTTPAPIYFAAGYVSQRTWWRLGLVASVVNLTIWLTVGLLWWRFLGYW, from the coding sequence ATGACGCAGCCTGCCCCCGATTCCCAACGTCCGGCGCGCTGGTGGCGCTGGCTGGCAACCCTTGGCGTCGGAAGTCTGGCGTGGGCGTTGACTCCGACCGATCTCGCCCCGAACACCCGTCCTCTGGCCGCGGTTTTCGCCGCCGTCATCACGGGACTCATCGTGCAGCCGGCCCCGGGCGGACTCGTTGTGCTGCTGGGCGTGATGGCAGTGGCCGTCACTGGCGCGCTACCGCCCAAGTCGGCGCTGGCCGGTTACGGCGATCCCACGGTCTGGCTCGTGCTGGCGGCGTGTCTGATGGCGCGTGCCATGACGCGCACCGGCTTCGGGCGGCGGCTGGCCTTCTGGTTCATTCGGGCCATGGGCCGCCGGACGCTGGGCCTGGGCTACGCGCTCGTCGCCACGGATGTCACGTTGGCAGCCGTCATTCCATCGAATGGCGCGCGCGCTGGCGGCGTGCTGTTTCCCATCGTCAAGAGCGTCGCTGAAGCGTACGACTCGCACCCCGGACCCACGGCGCGTCGCCTGGGCGCTTTCCTGGTGATGATGGTCTATCAGTGCGAAGTCATTGCCTGCGCCCTGTTCCTGACCGGGCAGGCCTCGAACATCCTCATCGCCCGGCTGGCCAAAACGACCGCCAATGTGGATTTGACCTACGGTGGCTGGTTTGTCGGCGGCAGCGTCCCGGCGCTCATTTCGCTGGCGGTGGTGCCGCTGTTGCTCTACCGCCTGTTTCCGCCGGAGATCACCCACACGCCGGATGCCACCCGCCTGGCACAGGACGAACTGGCACACCTCGGGCCCATGAGCCGCGCCGAATGGATACTCGCCGGCATATTCGTGATCGTCATCGGGTTGTGGCTGGTGCCGACAGTCCCCGTTTTTGCGGCCCTGCTGCGCAGTCTCGGACTCGAAGGCTTGCTCAACTACACCAGCGTGGCGCTGATCGGCGTCGGAACGCTGCTGCTGACCGGCGTCCTCACTTGGGAAGATGTAACCGGCGAACGCTTCGCCTGGGATGTCTTCCTGTGGTACGGCGGGCTGGTCCGGCTCGCTGAAGCCTTGGGCGAAACCGGGCTGACCGACCGCTTCGCGCAGGTTGTCGCCGGCAGTGCGGCGGGATGGGCGTGGCCGCTGGCCGGACTAATGCTTCTCGCTGCCTACTTCTATGCCCACTATGCCTTCGCCAGCATTACCGCCCACGCCACGGCCATGTATGTGCCGTTCCTGGTGGTTCTGACGGCCGCTGGCACACCGCCGCTCCTGGCCGCTTTCGCACTGGCCTATGCCTCAAACCTGTGCGCCGGACTGACCCACTATGGAACAACGCCCGCCCCCATCTACTTTGCGGCCGGCTATGTCTCGCAGCGTACGTGGTGGCGGCTGGGACTGGTGGCCTCAGTGGTCAATCTGACCATCTGGCTGACCGTGGGACTGCTCTGGTGGCGCTTCCTTGGCTACTGGTGA